A single Natrinema pellirubrum DSM 15624 DNA region contains:
- a CDS encoding segregation and condensation protein A — MTRESQGADRDEFYTDGGDEIPLDITGHEDRERPGDADSSGDDETNAASRAPGADDSVLEFSEDELDAEADDEEVEPVELLVQLAEEGEIDPWDIDVVRVTDKFLEAIEDADLRTSGRALFYASVLLRMKSDELFATDEPEEEELPPWEAPFADDPAMDAEGEERHPPDFDPVESLEAEMERRLERKHARGKPETLDELVRELRTAERDTRWKESRSYDTSDSPSGYDRGMQELDYRSGDDFRVDDEPTSDDVTHTTHEEDIETVIDDVEGELEVHYENGREEVLFAEIDAAGGSRVMSYLALLFLAHRGRIALEQDELFGDLWIREAAVEADASEAIAD, encoded by the coding sequence GTGACTAGGGAGTCGCAAGGCGCCGACCGCGACGAGTTCTACACCGACGGCGGCGACGAGATCCCCCTCGATATCACGGGCCACGAGGACCGCGAGCGGCCCGGGGACGCGGACTCGAGCGGTGACGACGAGACGAACGCCGCGAGCCGAGCGCCCGGAGCCGACGACTCCGTCCTCGAGTTCTCCGAGGACGAGTTGGACGCGGAGGCCGACGACGAGGAGGTCGAACCCGTCGAACTGCTGGTCCAGCTCGCCGAGGAGGGCGAGATCGACCCCTGGGACATCGACGTCGTCCGGGTCACCGACAAGTTCCTCGAGGCGATCGAGGACGCGGACCTGCGGACGTCGGGCCGGGCGCTGTTCTACGCGAGCGTCCTCCTGCGGATGAAAAGCGACGAGCTGTTCGCGACCGACGAGCCCGAGGAGGAAGAACTCCCGCCGTGGGAGGCACCGTTCGCCGACGATCCCGCGATGGACGCCGAGGGCGAGGAGCGCCACCCGCCGGACTTCGACCCCGTCGAGAGCCTCGAGGCGGAGATGGAGCGTCGCCTCGAGCGCAAGCACGCCCGCGGGAAGCCGGAGACGCTGGACGAACTCGTTCGGGAACTGCGGACTGCCGAACGGGACACCCGGTGGAAGGAGTCGCGCAGTTACGACACGAGCGACTCGCCGTCGGGGTACGACCGCGGTATGCAGGAACTCGACTACCGCTCGGGCGACGATTTCCGGGTCGACGACGAACCGACCAGCGATGACGTCACCCACACCACTCACGAGGAGGACATCGAGACGGTCATCGACGACGTCGAGGGCGAACTCGAGGTCCACTACGAGAACGGGCGCGAGGAGGTGCTGTTCGCCGAGATCGACGCGGCCGGTGGCTCGCGCGTAATGAGCTATCTGGCGTTGCTCTTTCTGGCCCATCGGGGCCGGATCGCACTCGAGCAGGACGAACTGTTCGGCGACCTCTGGATCAGGGAGGCTGCGGTGGAAGCGGACGCGAGCGAGGCGATCGCCGACTAA
- a CDS encoding sporulation protein, with translation MKRVLSRLGIGSATVETVLPPTLTAGESVDARVDVTGGNDSQDVESISVALVTRYETDESYGTAKFEADALTNSFTIDPDEERSFTVSIDIPYHTPVTSDRTDVWLDTGLDIDWAVDPDDRDPIEIEPDPLRETLFDALESLGFARKTATCEATESMFADHRFVQELEFVPRSGPFVDDLDELEVVTLPEGDGFDLLLEIDRRGGLLAERFDADERHERLSLQPGDESDLERRLRTAIERSL, from the coding sequence ATGAAACGAGTTCTATCGAGACTCGGCATCGGTTCGGCGACGGTCGAGACGGTCCTCCCGCCGACCCTCACGGCAGGCGAATCAGTCGACGCGCGCGTCGACGTTACCGGCGGCAACGACAGTCAGGACGTTGAGAGCATCTCCGTCGCCCTGGTGACGCGGTACGAGACCGACGAGAGCTACGGAACCGCGAAGTTCGAGGCGGACGCCCTCACGAATTCGTTTACGATCGACCCCGACGAGGAACGCTCGTTTACTGTCTCCATCGACATTCCCTACCACACGCCCGTCACGTCGGATCGAACCGACGTCTGGCTCGATACCGGCCTCGACATCGACTGGGCGGTCGATCCGGACGACCGTGATCCGATCGAGATCGAACCCGACCCGCTCCGCGAGACGCTGTTCGACGCCCTCGAGTCACTCGGGTTCGCCCGCAAAACGGCGACGTGCGAGGCCACGGAATCGATGTTCGCGGACCACCGCTTCGTTCAGGAACTCGAGTTCGTTCCCCGGTCCGGGCCCTTCGTGGACGACCTCGACGAACTCGAGGTCGTCACGCTGCCCGAGGGCGACGGCTTCGATCTGCTGCTCGAAATCGACCGCCGCGGCGGCCTGCTCGCCGAACGGTTCGACGCCGACGAGCGACACGAGCGCCTCTCGCTCCAGCCGGGTGACGAGTCCGACCTCGAGCGGCGACTCCGGACGGCGATCGAGCGAAGTCTCTGA
- a CDS encoding phosphoribosyltransferase yields the protein MSDLPDDFDCTITNWEYIYGLCRDVADDVRDDEFEPDVVVALARGGWFAGRCLCDFLGLDDLTSLKMEHYVGAAEKSDEPSVRYPMPEGSVEGKDVLIIDDIADTGGSISRAYDYVADRDAGEVRTATLQLLGTSEFQPDYVGERLEEWTWVVYPWNFIEDMVDLIAGAMEASDRETFTDEAIRRALTDHHGIERIEMEIAQPDRLPEVLAEMERREVLESVGDDQWALTGE from the coding sequence ATGTCCGACTTACCGGACGATTTCGACTGTACGATAACCAACTGGGAGTACATCTACGGACTGTGTCGGGACGTCGCCGACGACGTGCGCGACGACGAGTTCGAGCCCGACGTGGTCGTCGCGCTGGCTCGCGGCGGCTGGTTCGCGGGGCGGTGTCTCTGTGACTTCCTCGGGCTCGACGACCTGACAAGTCTGAAGATGGAACACTACGTCGGTGCCGCCGAGAAGTCCGACGAGCCAAGCGTCCGCTACCCGATGCCCGAAGGCAGCGTCGAGGGCAAGGACGTGCTGATCATCGACGACATCGCCGACACCGGCGGCTCGATCAGTCGCGCGTACGACTACGTCGCCGACCGCGACGCCGGCGAGGTCCGTACCGCGACGCTGCAGTTGCTCGGTACCAGCGAGTTCCAGCCCGACTACGTCGGCGAGCGCTTGGAGGAGTGGACCTGGGTCGTCTATCCGTGGAACTTCATCGAGGACATGGTCGACCTGATCGCCGGTGCCATGGAGGCCAGCGATCGCGAGACGTTCACCGACGAGGCGATCCGCCGTGCCCTGACCGACCACCACGGCATTGAACGCATCGAGATGGAAATCGCCCAGCCCGACCGCCTCCCCGAGGTCCTCGCCGAGATGGAACGCCGCGAGGTCCTCGAGTCGGTCGGTGACGACCAGTGGGCGCTGACCGGCGAGTAA
- the thiC gene encoding phosphomethylpyrimidine synthase ThiC, translating to MSKTQIQAARDGTVTPEMERVAERENRDPEYVREQVAAGQAVIPANRHHDALDPMIIGREFATKVNANIGNSETTSDLETELEKLHTAVHYGADTVMDLGTGSDLDEIREAHIDHSPVPIGTVPLYEAVKQAGSPEDITTDLLLEIIEKQAEQGVDYMTIHAGILAEHLPLTDGRKTGIVSRGGSIMAKWMEEHGEQNPLYQVFPEICEIFAEHDVTFSLGDSLRPGSLADACDEAQYAELDTLGELTRVGWDHGVQVMVEGPGHVPMHKVAENVERQQDVCDGAPFYVLGPLVTDIAPGYDHITSAIGAAMAAQAGAAMLCYVTPKEHLGLPEEDDVRDGLAAYRIAAHAADVGNERPGARDWDDALSEARYNFDWREQFDLALDPDRARSFHDQTLPGDNYKEARFCSMCGAEFCSMRIDQDAREDGEMEAIEGEDGTDLEASPAAAVNRPPVGTHRSGDLPPMADHEGDEPLEEPSDD from the coding sequence ATGTCGAAAACGCAGATTCAGGCCGCCCGCGACGGGACGGTCACGCCCGAAATGGAGCGGGTCGCCGAGCGAGAGAACCGCGATCCGGAGTACGTCCGCGAGCAGGTCGCCGCGGGCCAGGCCGTCATCCCGGCCAACCGACACCACGACGCCCTCGATCCGATGATCATCGGTCGCGAGTTCGCGACGAAGGTCAACGCCAACATCGGTAACAGCGAGACGACCAGCGACCTCGAGACGGAACTCGAGAAACTCCACACCGCGGTCCACTACGGCGCGGACACGGTGATGGATCTCGGGACCGGGAGCGACTTAGACGAGATCCGCGAGGCACACATCGACCACTCGCCGGTGCCCATCGGGACGGTGCCGCTGTACGAGGCCGTCAAGCAGGCCGGTAGCCCTGAGGACATCACGACGGACCTACTGCTCGAGATCATCGAGAAACAGGCCGAGCAGGGTGTCGACTACATGACGATCCACGCGGGGATCCTCGCCGAACACTTGCCGTTGACCGACGGCCGGAAAACGGGAATCGTCTCGCGGGGCGGCTCCATCATGGCCAAGTGGATGGAGGAACACGGCGAGCAGAACCCGCTGTATCAGGTCTTCCCCGAGATCTGCGAGATCTTTGCCGAACACGACGTCACGTTCAGCCTCGGCGACAGCCTCCGTCCGGGGTCGCTGGCGGACGCCTGCGACGAGGCCCAGTACGCCGAACTCGACACGCTGGGCGAACTGACCCGCGTCGGCTGGGACCACGGTGTCCAGGTAATGGTCGAAGGGCCGGGCCACGTCCCGATGCACAAGGTCGCGGAGAACGTCGAGCGCCAGCAGGACGTCTGTGACGGCGCGCCCTTCTACGTCCTCGGGCCGCTGGTCACTGACATCGCACCCGGCTACGACCATATCACGAGCGCCATCGGTGCCGCGATGGCCGCACAGGCCGGGGCCGCGATGCTGTGTTATGTCACACCCAAGGAACACCTCGGGCTCCCCGAGGAAGACGATGTCCGCGACGGCCTCGCGGCCTATCGGATCGCCGCCCACGCCGCCGACGTGGGCAACGAGCGGCCGGGCGCACGCGACTGGGACGACGCGCTTTCGGAGGCGCGGTACAACTTCGACTGGCGCGAGCAGTTCGACCTCGCGCTCGATCCGGATCGCGCCCGGTCGTTCCACGACCAGACGCTGCCCGGTGACAACTACAAGGAGGCCCGGTTCTGCTCGATGTGTGGCGCGGAGTTCTGTTCGATGCGGATCGACCAAGATGCGCGCGAGGATGGCGAGATGGAAGCCATCGAGGGCGAAGACGGCACCGATCTCGAGGCCTCGCCGGCGGCCGCGGTCAACCGCCCGCCCGTGGGGACGCATCGATCGGGCGACCTACCGCCGATGGCCGATCACGAGGGCGACGAGCCGCTCGAGGAACCGAGCGACGACTGA
- a CDS encoding alpha/beta hydrolase family protein, producing the protein MAPRRRTVLAAVSTATASAVAGCAGFLTDETSDDGDDPAAATDVATALVEDLANERFERASERFRSDQRSRYGDPGRLERLWLALTTTSGSFEEILETEVTEGQQLRAVEVTAAFDGGDHDCTVVVDDEVQVRNYGLSDEYERPSYVDPDAITTQSVSLSVPDCSLPGTVTTPAAGDDVPGVVLVHDDGPMTADTPRGGTKTFADLAEGLAMEGVATLRYDKRVPACDVQPAEYTLDRVTADDAAVAIERLRNVDGVDPERIVVAGHGLGGRAAPRIADRDGSLAGVVGLAPPARPYPEFTFSQLEYKVSVGSHEWADLTATYETWGDEIDRVRSGEYEPAERLLGKPGAFWDSIGDYDHLGVAAETDVPVLLCQGERDFQVSVADDLEQWDDSFAGATTVETYADCNHLFMPGEGEPVAVAYAVRNNVAEGVVNDIATWVREL; encoded by the coding sequence ATGGCACCCCGACGACGGACCGTACTGGCGGCGGTATCGACTGCGACAGCGTCGGCAGTGGCCGGCTGTGCCGGCTTCCTCACCGACGAGACGAGCGACGACGGGGACGATCCGGCGGCCGCAACCGACGTCGCGACGGCGCTCGTCGAGGACCTCGCGAACGAGCGGTTCGAGCGCGCGAGCGAGCGGTTCCGGTCGGACCAGCGCTCGAGATACGGCGACCCCGGTCGCCTCGAGCGGCTTTGGCTGGCACTGACGACTACTAGCGGTTCGTTCGAGGAGATCCTCGAGACGGAAGTGACGGAGGGCCAGCAGCTACGCGCGGTCGAAGTGACCGCGGCGTTCGACGGCGGCGACCACGACTGTACCGTCGTCGTCGACGATGAGGTTCAGGTGCGAAACTACGGGCTCAGCGACGAGTACGAGCGGCCGTCGTACGTCGATCCGGACGCGATAACGACGCAGTCGGTGTCCCTCTCGGTGCCCGACTGCTCGCTGCCGGGAACGGTGACGACGCCCGCGGCGGGCGACGACGTCCCGGGAGTCGTCCTCGTCCACGACGACGGGCCGATGACGGCCGATACCCCGCGCGGGGGGACCAAGACGTTCGCCGATCTGGCCGAGGGACTCGCGATGGAGGGTGTCGCGACGCTGCGATACGACAAGCGGGTTCCGGCCTGTGACGTTCAGCCGGCGGAGTACACGCTCGATCGCGTCACCGCCGACGACGCCGCGGTCGCGATCGAGCGACTCCGGAACGTCGACGGCGTCGACCCGGAGCGGATCGTCGTCGCCGGACACGGACTCGGCGGCCGGGCAGCGCCTCGAATCGCCGATCGGGACGGAAGCCTGGCCGGCGTCGTCGGGCTCGCACCGCCGGCACGGCCCTACCCGGAGTTCACCTTCTCACAACTCGAGTACAAGGTCTCGGTCGGGAGCCACGAGTGGGCGGACCTGACGGCAACCTACGAGACCTGGGGCGACGAGATCGACCGAGTCCGGTCGGGCGAGTACGAACCCGCCGAGCGGCTCCTCGGCAAACCCGGCGCGTTCTGGGACAGCATCGGCGACTACGATCACCTCGGGGTCGCGGCCGAGACCGACGTCCCGGTCCTGCTGTGTCAGGGCGAACGGGACTTTCAGGTGTCCGTCGCCGACGACCTCGAGCAGTGGGACGATTCGTTCGCGGGCGCGACCACCGTCGAAACCTACGCGGACTGCAATCACCTGTTCATGCCCGGCGAGGGCGAGCCGGTGGCGGTCGCCTACGCCGTCCGGAACAACGTCGCCGAGGGGGTCGTCAACGACATCGCGACGTGGGTTCGTGAGTTGTAG
- a CDS encoding PhzF family phenazine biosynthesis protein produces METTRVLQVDAFTDEPHTGNPAGVVPDADGLSADQMQGIAAEMAVSETAFLRSSETADRRVRYFTPTQEVDLCGHATIGTFAHLHDEGLEPGTTTLETNVGVLEIDLAADGTVWMRQDDPTIREVDVGYDRVGDALGVDRAALEGASADIPLAVASTGLPFLIVPITYLSDVGDADPDMAAIEALTDDVDATGVYLFTFDALEPESTLHGRMFAPGAGVPEDPVTGTASGAVAAYLDRFGAFDGDLPDELRLEQGHYVDRPGAVRVRLADGVQVGGRGVTVLDGSIAVPAADEDDILEA; encoded by the coding sequence ATGGAGACGACGCGAGTCTTGCAGGTCGACGCCTTCACCGACGAACCGCACACGGGGAACCCGGCGGGGGTCGTCCCCGACGCCGACGGGCTCTCGGCCGACCAGATGCAGGGGATTGCCGCGGAGATGGCCGTCAGCGAGACCGCCTTCCTGCGCTCGAGCGAGACTGCCGACCGCCGGGTCCGGTACTTTACACCCACCCAGGAGGTCGATCTCTGTGGCCACGCGACGATCGGGACGTTCGCACACCTCCACGACGAGGGGCTCGAGCCCGGGACGACGACCCTCGAGACGAACGTCGGTGTCCTCGAGATCGACCTCGCGGCCGACGGCACGGTCTGGATGCGACAGGACGACCCGACGATCCGAGAGGTCGACGTGGGCTACGACCGGGTGGGCGACGCGCTCGGGGTCGACCGGGCCGCGCTCGAGGGTGCGAGCGCGGACATCCCGCTCGCGGTCGCCTCGACCGGATTGCCGTTCCTGATCGTCCCGATCACGTACCTCTCGGACGTCGGGGACGCGGACCCCGACATGGCCGCGATCGAAGCGCTGACCGACGACGTCGACGCGACCGGCGTCTACCTCTTTACCTTCGACGCGCTCGAGCCCGAATCGACGCTGCATGGCCGCATGTTCGCGCCGGGCGCCGGCGTCCCGGAGGACCCGGTCACGGGCACCGCGAGCGGCGCCGTCGCCGCCTACCTCGATCGGTTCGGCGCGTTCGACGGCGACCTGCCGGACGAACTCCGCCTCGAGCAGGGCCACTACGTCGACCGACCCGGCGCGGTTCGCGTGCGACTCGCGGACGGCG